A single window of Botrytis cinerea B05.10 chromosome 3, complete sequence DNA harbors:
- the BczipA gene encoding BczipA translates to MKSESITSTPQVSCLDPLELIDYTEYETVSYHSPSLSPPSSSKSQFVPASVRSSAVSTPATLPSSNQPTLSGPSHQYDLYRQQTGIPQGAIANTLAVNENNGHINRYNFQDPSYFSAMSPSEEFVDFGTAPSRTPFHPSDVEMEQDPAFFYPEQNFVDPSNIGSQSLPVGNVLPTQSSHVGRLWPGMHQQQAALAKAQAQQKQQQAIIAQQRQNAMAANGQQQRQPQPQQQRSRAHTGTDPLVEEKISQLLNSMRQSSVVTDGDDGNSQNMTHVHRMRKEEEDMDEDERLLASEEGKKLSSKERRQLRNKVSARAFRSRRKEYISQLEGEIAVKVNENMDLKSQNRALMEENTRLSDLTRMLLSSPAFSGFLDTLSSNPATQQAPPPQQQAPIQHEQPRQVRKDVNPYGAQQQMQQQQHIGMVMIPEQAMDFAMLDINADGFGYQPQVYSVLSLPETVIDSSILSGKSSNLVDSLQSEDEKVELPIVERKPVHELAPSAVAEEIVDEEFDADPAFALFTEDTSSTTSAPTTDFNFDIDFSTLGLDKPSQFELVVRDIESERLVSTNAFNRATRLCNNLDSVLDRLEAMFL, encoded by the exons ATGAAGTCCGAATCCATAACCTCAACTCCTCAGGTCAGTTGTTTAGATCCTCTCGAATTAATCGACTATACCGAATATGAAACGGTGTCATATCATTCACCATCTCTCTCAccaccatcttcttccaaatcgCAATTCGTCCCAGCTTCCGTAAGATCTTCCGCCGTCTCTACGCCAGCGACATTACCTTCGTCAAATCAGCCGACTCTTTCTGGCCCAAGTCATCAATACGACCTGTACAGACAGCAAACCGGCATTCCCCAAGGTGCCATCGCCAATACTTTGGCAGTCAATGAAAACAATGGCCACATCAACAGATACAACTTTCAAGACCCTTCATACTTCTCGGCCATGAGTCCAAGTGAGGAATTTGTAGATTTTGGAACGGCTCCATCTCGTactccattccatccatcagACGTGGAAATGGAACAAGATCCGGCCTTCTTCTACCCCGAACAAAACTTTGTGGACCCAAGCAATATTGGATCTCAATCCTTACCAGTGGGAAATGTCTTGCCAACACAATCTAGTCACGTCGGTCGTCTTTGGCCTGGAATGCATCAACAACAAGCGGCTCTTGCCAAAGCTCAAGCACAACAAAAGCAGCAACAAGCTATCATCGCACAACAACGTCAAAATGCCATGGCTGCAAATGGCCAACAACAAAGACAACCTCAACCACAACAACAGCGTTCGAGAGCACACACTGGTACAGACCCTCTTGTCGAGGAAAAGATTTCTCAATTGCTCAACTCGATGAGACAAAGTAGCGTCGTTACCGATGGCGATGAcggaaattctcaaaatatgaCGCATGTTCATCGTATgcgaaaggaagaagaagacatggatgaagatgaaagattATTGGCtagtgaagaaggaaagaaacttAGTAGCAAGGAGAGGAGACAACTTAGAAATAAGGTGTCAGCTCGTGCTTTCCGATCAAGAAGAAAGG AATACATCAGTCAACTCGAAGGAGAAATCGCTGTCAAGGTCAATGAGAATATGGATTTGAAGTCGCAAAATAGAGCTTTGATGGAGGAAAATACTCGTCTATCAGATCTTACAAGAATGCTTCTTTCTTCGCCTGCATTTTCTGGTTTCCTCGACACTTTATCTTCCAACCCGGCAACTCAACAAGCACCACCTCCACAACAACAAGCTCCTATTCAACATGAACAACCAAGACAAGTTAGAAAGGATGTTAACCCATATGGTGCTCAACAACAAatgcaacaacaacagcacaTTGGCATGGTCATGATTCCAGAACAAGCTATGGATTTTGCTATGCTTGATATCAATGCCGATGGATTTGGTTACCAACCACAAGTTTATTCTGTTCTATCCCTCCCCGAGACAGTTATCGATTCATCAATCCTCTCcggaaaatcttcaaaccTCGTCGATTCATTACAAtctgaagatgagaaagtAGAACTTCCAATTGTTGAACGTAAACCCGTTCATGAACTTGCACCATCAGCTGTTGCTGAGGaaattgttgatgaagaatttgatgcTGATCCCGCATTTGCTCTTTTCACCGAAGATacttcatcaacaacttcaGCACCTACAACTGATTTCAACTTTGATATCGATTTCTCTACTCTTGGCCTTGACAAACCTTCTCAATTTGAACTCGTCGTTCGTGATATTGAAAGCGAAAGATTAGTTTCAACTAATGCTTTCAACAGAGCAACTAGGTTATGTAATAACTTGGATTCGGTGTTGGATAGATTAGAAGCAATGTTCTTGTAG